From a single Sediminibacterium sp. KACHI17 genomic region:
- the gatB gene encoding Asp-tRNA(Asn)/Glu-tRNA(Gln) amidotransferase subunit GatB — MSLLEKYEPVIGLEVHAQLSTKSKLFCGDSTQFGAAPNTQVSPITLGHPGTLPKTNKKAVEYAIKMGLACHCEIERDNYFARKNYFYPDLPKGYQISQHTTPICKGGYVTIHTSSGRKDVQLNRIHMEEDAGKSIHDLNEHNTCIDLNRAGTPLIEIVTEPDMHSAEEAWHYVTEIRKLVQWLGICDGNMEEGSLRCDANISVRLRGTTTLGTKVEVKNLNSIRNVKKAIEFEIDRIIQLLEKGDVVKQQTRSFDASNDTTFAIRDKEEANDYRYFPDPDLSPFHLTDVFIADIKQQLPELPAELQGRLMSSYGLNEYDASQLCDDLSTAHYFEAVAKHTKQYKAIANWILGPIRQYLNEQQKELTAFPLSPSSLSALIELVQTGKVSFSVASSRLLPALLEKEVDPLQLATDMNLIMVNDGNMLEKWIDEAIAAMPDKVSEYKKGKKGLIGLFVGEVKKKSKGQADPKIVTALLEQKLNQ, encoded by the coding sequence ATGTCGCTTTTGGAAAAATACGAACCGGTAATTGGATTAGAAGTCCATGCACAACTCTCCACGAAAAGCAAGTTGTTTTGTGGAGACAGCACTCAATTTGGTGCAGCTCCAAATACACAAGTGAGTCCGATCACACTCGGGCATCCGGGAACACTTCCAAAGACCAATAAGAAGGCTGTAGAATATGCCATTAAAATGGGACTGGCTTGTCATTGTGAGATTGAACGCGATAATTATTTCGCGAGAAAAAATTACTTCTATCCAGATCTTCCAAAAGGATATCAGATATCACAACATACCACTCCAATTTGTAAAGGGGGCTATGTAACCATTCATACTTCCAGCGGAAGAAAGGATGTACAACTGAACAGGATTCATATGGAGGAAGATGCCGGCAAAAGCATCCATGATCTGAATGAGCATAACACCTGCATCGATCTGAACCGTGCCGGCACACCGCTCATTGAAATCGTTACTGAACCTGATATGCACAGTGCTGAAGAAGCATGGCATTATGTTACTGAGATTCGTAAACTCGTACAATGGTTGGGTATCTGTGATGGCAATATGGAAGAAGGCAGCTTACGCTGTGATGCAAATATTTCAGTTCGCTTAAGAGGAACCACAACACTAGGTACCAAAGTAGAAGTGAAAAACCTGAACTCAATTCGGAATGTGAAGAAAGCCATTGAGTTTGAAATAGATCGAATCATTCAATTATTAGAGAAAGGAGATGTGGTCAAACAGCAGACCCGAAGTTTTGATGCATCCAATGATACCACATTCGCTATTCGGGATAAAGAAGAAGCCAATGATTATCGCTATTTCCCCGATCCCGACCTCTCCCCTTTTCATTTGACCGATGTTTTTATTGCTGACATCAAACAACAATTGCCTGAACTGCCCGCAGAATTGCAAGGACGATTGATGAGCTCCTATGGATTGAATGAATATGATGCATCACAACTCTGTGATGACCTTTCTACGGCCCATTATTTTGAAGCGGTGGCAAAACATACAAAGCAATACAAAGCCATTGCCAACTGGATATTAGGCCCCATCAGACAATATCTGAATGAACAGCAAAAAGAACTTACTGCATTTCCGTTATCGCCATCCTCTCTTTCGGCTTTAATAGAATTGGTGCAAACTGGTAAGGTTAGTTTCTCTGTTGCGTCTTCAAGACTATTACCCGCATTGCTAGAGAAAGAGGTTGATCCACTACAATTAGCTACTGATATGAATTTGATCATGGTGAACGACGGCAATATGTTGGAGAAATGGATAGATGAAGCGATCGCCGCAATGCCTGATAAAGTAAGCGAATACAAAAAGGGTAAAAAGGGATTAATTGGTTTATTTGTGGGCGAAGTAAAGAAGAAAAGCAAGGGGCAAGCAGATCCTAAAATAGTAACAGCATTACTTGAACAAAAACTCAATCAATAA
- a CDS encoding TlpA disulfide reductase family protein, producing the protein MKPLVYIAAAVALLSSCQEKKYGAFTVSGKITNAPSKKIFLQELPYGGEQPVILDSTTLKENGNFELRAVGTEESLYRLVIENGPDVLLVNDGKSIRVNVDVNNYRAYTVEGSDASESLHKLFEDFRVKDSVLYLTFSALDSLQQTGNDSLITVERAKRDIQLKDINKLITDFVNASESPAARYYAMGMGSRTMQPEELKALADASANKFKEHSGLAKIKSLMAVSTQAAPSNSLLNQPAPEISLLDTEGKIFSLSSLKGKYVLVDFWASWCMPCRKENPNVVAAYNKFKDKNFTILGVSLDQDKEAWLEAIAKDKLTWKHISDLKYWESVVVPMYKIEGIPFNVLLDPTGKIIATDLRGEALEKKLAEVIQ; encoded by the coding sequence ATGAAACCATTGGTATACATCGCAGCTGCTGTTGCATTATTGAGCAGCTGTCAGGAGAAAAAATATGGTGCATTTACCGTTAGCGGTAAGATCACAAATGCGCCATCAAAGAAAATTTTTTTACAGGAACTTCCTTATGGTGGAGAACAACCGGTAATTCTCGATTCAACTACTTTAAAGGAGAACGGCAATTTTGAATTAAGAGCTGTGGGTACTGAGGAATCATTGTACAGATTGGTCATAGAGAATGGGCCTGATGTATTACTCGTAAATGATGGCAAAAGTATTCGCGTTAATGTAGATGTCAACAATTACAGAGCTTATACCGTTGAGGGATCAGATGCCAGTGAAAGTCTACACAAACTCTTTGAAGACTTTCGCGTGAAGGATTCGGTTTTATACTTGACCTTCTCTGCATTAGACAGCTTGCAACAAACAGGAAATGATAGTTTAATTACAGTAGAAAGAGCCAAGCGTGATATCCAGCTCAAAGACATCAATAAACTGATTACCGATTTTGTCAATGCATCTGAAAGTCCTGCAGCCCGTTATTATGCGATGGGAATGGGATCAAGAACCATGCAACCCGAAGAACTGAAAGCATTGGCTGATGCATCTGCCAATAAATTCAAAGAGCATAGCGGATTGGCAAAGATCAAAAGCTTGATGGCCGTAAGTACACAAGCAGCGCCATCAAACAGTTTATTGAACCAGCCAGCGCCAGAGATCAGTTTGCTTGATACAGAAGGCAAAATATTCTCGTTGAGTAGTTTAAAAGGTAAATATGTATTGGTTGATTTCTGGGCTAGTTGGTGTATGCCTTGCAGAAAAGAAAATCCAAATGTAGTAGCAGCTTACAATAAATTCAAGGATAAGAACTTTACCATATTAGGTGTTTCATTGGATCAGGATAAAGAAGCTTGGCTTGAAGCCATTGCAAAAGACAAATTAACATGGAAACACATCAGCGACCTGAAATATTGGGAAAGCGTTGTAGTTCCAATGTATAAAATTGAAGGCATTCCATTTAATGTGTTATTAGATCCAACCGGTAAAATCATTGCAACAGATTTAAGAGGAGAAGCTTTAGAAAAGAAGTTGGCTGAAGTCATTCAATAA
- a CDS encoding peptidoglycan DD-metalloendopeptidase family protein gives MKKIKYYYNTHTLRYEKLETPLRVRLLQLFGFIAASIVTGMIIFAIAFRYIDSPKEKLLRQQNEDLKQNYGVLEERLKQLTLQMDELANRDNEVYRSIFESKPIPDSARIREMEKRKEIQLLQAMGSTELIKNMTSQLNNLALRMAYQQKSFDEITQMVKNKEKFLASIPAIQPISNKNLTRIASGFGYRIDPIYKDRRAHLGMDFTAPHGTPIYATADGVVTDAGFNTGGFGNRVVINHGNSYETLYGHMYRIKARIGQRVKRGEVIGYVGNTGKSSGPHCHYEVHRYGNPVNPIYYFYNDLTPAQFDRLLKIAAASNQSMD, from the coding sequence ATGAAGAAGATCAAATATTATTACAATACCCATACACTCCGGTATGAGAAGCTGGAGACCCCCCTTCGGGTGCGGTTATTGCAATTATTTGGTTTTATCGCTGCTTCCATTGTTACAGGCATGATCATTTTTGCTATCGCTTTTCGTTATATAGATTCCCCGAAAGAAAAACTCCTGCGTCAGCAGAATGAGGATCTCAAGCAGAATTATGGTGTATTGGAAGAGCGATTAAAGCAATTGACACTTCAAATGGATGAATTGGCCAATCGCGATAATGAAGTGTATCGTTCCATTTTCGAATCCAAGCCTATTCCGGATAGTGCCCGCATCCGTGAGATGGAAAAACGAAAAGAGATCCAATTGTTACAGGCCATGGGCTCTACTGAGTTGATCAAGAATATGACATCACAGTTGAATAACCTCGCACTGCGAATGGCGTATCAACAAAAATCATTTGATGAGATCACGCAGATGGTGAAGAATAAGGAAAAATTCCTTGCATCGATCCCTGCGATTCAACCCATTAGTAATAAAAACCTTACCCGTATTGCATCCGGCTTTGGCTATCGTATTGATCCTATTTATAAAGATAGAAGAGCACATCTAGGAATGGATTTTACAGCGCCACATGGTACACCTATTTATGCTACTGCAGATGGGGTGGTAACAGATGCAGGATTTAATACCGGCGGATTTGGAAACAGGGTCGTGATCAACCATGGAAATAGTTATGAGACCTTGTACGGACACATGTATCGTATCAAAGCAAGGATTGGGCAACGCGTGAAGAGGGGAGAAGTGATCGGCTATGTTGGAAATACCGGTAAGAGCTCGGGTCCGCACTGTCATTATGAGGTACATCGCTATGGTAATCCTGTGAATCCTATTTATTATTTCTATAATGACCTTACACCAGCGCAGTTTGACCGTTTATTGAAGATCGCTGCTGCCAGCAACCAGAGCATGGATTAA
- a CDS encoding RagB/SusD family nutrient uptake outer membrane protein: MKKIKILILSSALVTLFSCQKLIEIKETDFIGGDVALKTVLNNEQGLIGAYAAMNVEMGILLNAVFADEVVTADFYNAATVHEWQYSSTDISIRDNFTAFNLYYRIIDRVNRVLQALPNATAANATQEALRSRIRGEALFLRAFCHFELYRYYSNSAVGTDLAMAYMETPSLQPQARITVAPYFQKLKADLAAAKPLLPVHSATSDIYRATNLAASALQARVALYLREWNDAVTFSTEYINAIPLASRTDFPGIWTDANRAEQTFKLSRTASLGGRIGSLFRGTSANASNIGTVTWTVSQKLWDSYDQANDVRFTSYYKNEPLLAGGSRKYTRLIKKYEGTTYGTPNENVADAKVFRTGEMYLIRAEARAENNDLVGAAADLNALRAARINGYTPVILASKDAAITAIVEERFKELPYEGHRFWDLKRRNLPVTRLTADLPNPNAAPTLPAGNFRFLLPIPNTEIQANPLIQQNPGYTN, from the coding sequence ATGAAAAAAATAAAAATATTAATCCTCTCTTCTGCGCTGGTGACGTTGTTCTCTTGCCAGAAGTTGATAGAGATTAAAGAAACAGACTTTATCGGTGGAGATGTGGCCCTGAAGACTGTTCTGAACAATGAACAGGGATTGATCGGTGCATATGCAGCGATGAACGTAGAGATGGGCATTTTGCTGAACGCCGTTTTTGCTGATGAAGTAGTAACCGCAGATTTCTACAATGCAGCGACAGTGCATGAGTGGCAGTACAGTTCAACGGATATTTCTATCCGTGATAACTTTACAGCGTTCAACCTGTACTATCGTATCATTGACCGTGTAAACCGTGTATTGCAGGCATTACCTAATGCAACAGCAGCGAATGCAACACAGGAAGCACTTCGTTCACGTATTCGTGGAGAAGCATTGTTCCTGCGTGCGTTCTGCCACTTCGAACTGTATCGTTACTACAGCAACAGTGCAGTAGGAACAGATCTGGCGATGGCATACATGGAGACTCCATCATTGCAGCCACAGGCACGTATCACAGTAGCGCCATACTTCCAGAAGTTGAAGGCAGACTTAGCAGCAGCTAAGCCATTGTTGCCTGTTCATTCTGCGACAAGCGATATCTATCGTGCAACTAATCTGGCTGCTTCAGCATTACAAGCACGTGTTGCATTGTATTTGAGAGAGTGGAATGATGCAGTTACTTTCAGTACTGAATACATCAATGCAATTCCTCTGGCATCACGTACAGATTTCCCTGGAATCTGGACAGATGCGAACAGAGCAGAGCAGACTTTCAAATTGAGCCGTACAGCATCATTGGGTGGTCGTATCGGATCATTGTTCCGTGGTACTTCTGCTAATGCGTCAAACATTGGTACTGTTACTTGGACAGTATCACAGAAGTTGTGGGATTCATATGATCAGGCGAATGATGTACGTTTCACATCATACTACAAGAACGAGCCATTGCTGGCTGGTGGATCACGTAAGTACACACGTTTGATCAAGAAGTATGAAGGAACTACCTATGGTACACCTAACGAGAACGTAGCAGATGCAAAAGTGTTCCGTACCGGTGAAATGTATCTGATCCGTGCTGAAGCACGTGCAGAGAACAATGATCTGGTAGGAGCTGCTGCAGACTTAAATGCTCTGCGTGCTGCACGTATCAATGGTTATACTCCTGTGATCCTGGCTTCTAAAGATGCCGCTATTACAGCGATCGTAGAAGAGCGTTTCAAAGAGTTACCATATGAAGGTCATCGTTTCTGGGATCTGAAGCGTAGAAACCTGCCTGTAACAAGACTTACAGCGGATCTGCCTAACCCGAATGCTGCACCAACATTGCCAGCAGGAAACTTCCGTTTCTTGTTACCGATCCCTAATACTGAGATCCAGGCTAACCCGTTGATTCAGCAGAATCCTGGTTACACTAACTAA
- the alaS gene encoding alanine--tRNA ligase, whose amino-acid sequence MMTSAEIRKKFLDFFASKEHQIVPSAPIVVKNDPTLLFTNAGMNQFKDYFLGNKKAASPRIADTQKCLRVSGKHNDLEEVGVDTYHHTMFEMLGNWSFGNYFKSEAIAWSWELLTEVYKLDKDRLYVTIFEGDDKEGIPKDEEAFLEWKKVIPEDRILLGNKKDNFWEMGDTGPCGPCTEIHVDCRTAEERKAVDGKTLVNNDHPQVIEIWNNVFIQFNRLKDGSLESLPAKHVDTGMGFERLVRVIQGKQSNYDTDVFTGTITAVEKISGKKYDYSDSKEAIAFRVLADHIRAISFTIADGQLPSNTGAGYVIRRILRRAVRYYYSYLDYKQPLLYQLVPVIAQQFETVFPELYQQLDFVSKVVKEEEDAFLRTLDKGLKRIDDIIHAASDKTIQGKAAFELFDTYGFPLDLTRLIATENDLTVDEKGFEAEMQQQKDRSRAATAVDTEDWITLKETTNNGFVGYHALETNTIVTRYRKVKAKGKEAYQLVLENTPFYAESGGQTGDQGILDFSGELIPVIDTKKENNLIIHFCEQLPAKIDVAVVAKVDPARRQSTAIHHSATHLLHAALRQVLGNHVAQKGSLVNDTQLRFDFSHFAKVTDEEISQIEKIVNQKIRENIPVVIKEMAKDDAVQLGAMALFGEKYGDVVRVVIIDPAYSIELCGGTHVGATGELGTFKIKSESAVAAGVRRIEALSGATAEAYINEQLQQLSSVREALKNPKEIIKAVENLFAENSDLKKKVESLEAKQIQVLKQELLSKAESIGNVTFIGAVTELSSADALKKLCFDLKNDLTTYLVVLAANTDGKANVAVMVSENLITEKGLEAPKIIKEHIAGLIKGGGGGQKTLATAGGQDASNLVQVVDKVKALLL is encoded by the coding sequence ATGATGACCAGCGCCGAGATCAGAAAGAAGTTTCTGGATTTTTTTGCCTCCAAGGAACACCAGATCGTGCCATCTGCACCGATCGTGGTAAAAAATGACCCTACCCTTTTGTTTACCAATGCAGGGATGAATCAATTCAAGGATTATTTTCTGGGTAATAAAAAAGCGGCTTCTCCACGAATCGCTGATACACAAAAATGTTTGCGTGTGAGTGGTAAGCATAATGATCTGGAAGAAGTAGGGGTGGACACCTATCATCATACCATGTTTGAAATGCTCGGCAACTGGAGTTTTGGCAACTACTTCAAATCAGAAGCCATTGCCTGGAGCTGGGAATTATTGACCGAAGTATATAAACTAGATAAAGATCGTTTGTATGTGACCATATTTGAAGGCGATGATAAGGAAGGCATTCCAAAAGATGAAGAAGCATTTTTGGAATGGAAAAAAGTGATACCGGAAGACAGGATATTATTGGGAAATAAAAAAGATAATTTTTGGGAAATGGGTGATACAGGGCCTTGCGGACCTTGTACAGAAATTCATGTGGATTGTAGAACAGCAGAAGAAAGAAAAGCTGTGGATGGAAAAACATTGGTGAATAACGACCATCCTCAAGTGATTGAAATATGGAACAATGTATTCATTCAATTCAATCGATTAAAAGATGGAAGTCTAGAATCATTACCCGCTAAACATGTTGATACTGGAATGGGTTTTGAAAGACTTGTACGTGTGATTCAGGGGAAGCAAAGTAATTATGATACTGATGTATTCACCGGAACCATCACTGCTGTAGAAAAGATCTCAGGGAAGAAATATGATTACAGCGATAGCAAAGAAGCCATTGCATTCCGTGTACTGGCAGATCATATCCGTGCGATTTCGTTTACCATTGCTGATGGACAACTTCCTTCAAATACCGGAGCCGGATATGTGATCAGAAGAATTTTAAGAAGAGCGGTTCGTTATTATTATTCATATCTCGATTATAAGCAACCATTATTGTATCAACTGGTTCCAGTGATCGCTCAGCAATTCGAAACCGTATTTCCGGAATTATACCAGCAACTGGACTTTGTTAGTAAAGTCGTGAAGGAAGAAGAAGATGCTTTTCTTCGTACCCTTGATAAAGGTTTAAAGAGAATTGATGATATCATTCATGCTGCATCAGATAAAACTATACAGGGTAAAGCTGCTTTTGAGTTATTTGATACCTATGGTTTTCCGTTAGATCTCACTCGACTGATCGCTACCGAAAACGATCTCACAGTTGATGAAAAAGGATTTGAAGCAGAAATGCAACAACAGAAAGATAGAAGTCGCGCTGCTACAGCTGTTGATACCGAAGACTGGATCACTTTAAAAGAAACAACCAACAATGGTTTTGTGGGATACCATGCTTTAGAGACCAATACCATTGTTACACGATACAGAAAAGTAAAAGCCAAAGGAAAGGAAGCTTATCAACTTGTATTGGAAAATACACCTTTCTACGCAGAAAGTGGTGGACAAACAGGTGACCAGGGTATACTTGATTTTAGTGGCGAGTTGATCCCTGTGATCGATACCAAGAAAGAGAATAATCTTATCATTCACTTCTGCGAACAGTTACCTGCGAAGATCGATGTTGCTGTGGTTGCAAAAGTTGATCCGGCAAGAAGACAATCTACTGCCATCCATCACAGTGCCACACATTTATTACACGCGGCATTAAGACAGGTATTAGGAAATCACGTTGCGCAAAAAGGAAGTTTGGTCAATGATACGCAGTTGCGTTTTGACTTTTCACATTTTGCAAAAGTGACGGATGAGGAGATCTCGCAAATTGAAAAGATCGTAAATCAGAAGATCCGAGAAAATATTCCTGTGGTCATCAAAGAGATGGCGAAAGATGATGCAGTTCAGTTAGGTGCTATGGCATTATTTGGAGAGAAATATGGCGATGTTGTTAGGGTTGTGATCATCGACCCCGCCTACTCTATTGAATTATGCGGTGGTACACATGTTGGCGCAACAGGTGAATTGGGAACATTTAAGATCAAATCTGAATCAGCAGTAGCTGCGGGAGTAAGACGTATTGAAGCTTTGAGTGGTGCAACTGCTGAAGCATATATCAACGAACAATTACAACAACTATCAAGTGTTCGAGAAGCTTTAAAAAATCCGAAAGAGATCATCAAAGCGGTAGAGAATCTATTCGCAGAAAATAGTGACTTAAAAAAGAAAGTAGAAAGTCTGGAAGCCAAACAGATTCAGGTTCTCAAACAAGAACTCTTGTCTAAGGCAGAATCAATCGGCAACGTCACTTTTATAGGTGCAGTAACAGAACTCAGCAGCGCTGATGCACTTAAGAAATTATGCTTCGATCTAAAAAATGATCTTACTACTTATCTGGTAGTATTGGCTGCAAATACAGATGGAAAAGCCAATGTAGCAGTTATGGTATCAGAAAACCTCATCACTGAAAAAGGACTCGAAGCTCCAAAAATCATCAAAGAACATATTGCCGGCCTCATCAAGGGGGGAGGTGGCGGACAAAAAACACTTGCAACCGCTGGCGGACAAGACGCCAGCAATTTGGTACAGGTGGTGGATAAGGTGAAAGCGTTGCTTTTGTAG
- a CDS encoding PDZ domain-containing protein produces the protein MYRKWITIALMAVSLTATAQTDRKEKSEDSKDKSTKLTIVVDGDNVIVNGKNMKDMSPEEKEKLRDMNLRIAPSIRLRSPRNGDRLFDLDEIRIKKPEGTPRAFLGVMSEKNEKGAKITAVTKESAASKAGLEKDDIITKVNDQTITDSEDLFETIRKYKPEDKVTITYLRDGQQKSVTAVLGKTMEMDLDFNFDVPFERGFNFNMPELRELDKLDWNFSRKPRLGIEIQDTEESNGVKVTEVEDETPAQKAGIQENDVITSINGKAIKSVDEIKSVLKDVKEGDLIKAGIIRSGKSQTLEIKIPKKLKTADL, from the coding sequence ATGTATCGCAAATGGATAACAATCGCTTTGATGGCTGTAAGTTTAACAGCTACTGCACAAACCGATCGAAAAGAAAAATCAGAGGACAGTAAAGACAAAAGCACTAAGCTCACAATTGTGGTTGACGGAGACAATGTCATCGTCAACGGTAAAAATATGAAGGACATGTCTCCGGAAGAGAAAGAGAAACTGAGAGATATGAATTTAAGAATTGCACCTTCGATTCGTCTTAGAAGTCCAAGAAACGGCGATAGACTTTTTGATCTGGATGAGATCAGAATAAAGAAGCCGGAAGGAACCCCACGCGCTTTTTTAGGTGTAATGAGTGAAAAAAATGAAAAGGGTGCAAAGATCACTGCTGTAACAAAAGAGAGCGCTGCTTCTAAAGCGGGGCTTGAGAAAGACGACATCATCACCAAAGTAAATGATCAGACCATTACAGATAGTGAAGACCTTTTTGAAACCATCCGAAAATATAAGCCGGAGGATAAAGTGACCATCACTTATTTACGAGATGGTCAACAGAAATCTGTGACCGCAGTACTTGGTAAGACCATGGAAATGGATCTTGATTTCAACTTTGATGTTCCTTTTGAGAGAGGTTTTAATTTCAATATGCCAGAACTGAGGGAGTTGGATAAACTCGATTGGAATTTTTCACGCAAACCCAGATTGGGGATCGAGATTCAGGATACAGAAGAAAGCAACGGGGTAAAAGTAACTGAGGTAGAAGATGAAACACCTGCTCAGAAGGCCGGTATTCAGGAAAACGATGTGATCACAAGTATCAATGGCAAAGCAATAAAGTCGGTAGATGAAATAAAGAGCGTTTTGAAAGATGTGAAAGAGGGAGACCTGATCAAAGCCGGTATTATCCGATCCGGAAAAAGCCAGACACTGGAAATTAAAATCCCGAAAAAATTAAAAACAGCGGATCTCTGA
- a CDS encoding DUF1028 domain-containing protein has translation MRILTGIAFLFLSIQNFAQVYRVKEPLVHTYSIVARDEQTGEMAVGVQSHWFSVGTSVPWAEAGVGAVATQSFVDKSYGPKALALLKTGLSAQQVLDKLIADDPGRDVRQVSIIDAKGNVATHTGKKCIQVASHIKGSNYSVQSNMMLGDQVDEYMSEAFEKSKGKPLAERVLLALEAAQKAGGDIRGMQAAAVIVVPGKITESWNNKTVDIRVDDAKEPLKELRRIYTVHLAYQHMNDGDLAVEKNDMAKAMAEYKAAMQLFPDNLEMQFWTAITLANNKEVEKAIPMLKKIYDQDKNWKELTRRLPAVNLLTVSEKDLQRILSL, from the coding sequence ATGAGAATTCTTACAGGGATCGCTTTTCTCTTTCTCAGCATTCAAAATTTTGCTCAGGTCTATCGGGTTAAAGAACCGCTCGTGCATACTTACTCTATTGTTGCAAGAGATGAACAAACAGGTGAAATGGCCGTAGGTGTTCAAAGTCATTGGTTTAGTGTAGGTACATCTGTGCCATGGGCTGAAGCAGGTGTAGGTGCAGTGGCTACACAATCTTTTGTAGATAAATCTTATGGTCCAAAGGCATTGGCATTATTGAAAACCGGATTATCGGCACAGCAGGTATTGGATAAACTAATAGCGGATGATCCGGGCAGAGATGTAAGACAAGTGTCGATCATTGATGCCAAAGGAAATGTGGCAACACATACCGGCAAGAAATGTATCCAGGTAGCCAGTCATATCAAAGGCAGCAATTACAGTGTACAAAGTAATATGATGTTGGGTGATCAGGTAGATGAATATATGTCTGAAGCATTTGAGAAGAGTAAAGGAAAGCCTCTTGCAGAAAGAGTATTACTGGCATTGGAAGCCGCTCAAAAGGCCGGAGGTGATATTCGGGGCATGCAAGCTGCAGCAGTTATTGTGGTTCCGGGAAAAATTACAGAATCATGGAATAATAAAACAGTTGACATAAGGGTTGATGATGCCAAAGAACCCTTAAAGGAATTACGACGTATTTATACCGTGCATCTTGCGTATCAGCACATGAATGATGGTGATCTTGCAGTAGAAAAAAATGATATGGCAAAAGCCATGGCTGAATACAAAGCAGCGATGCAATTATTTCCGGATAACCTGGAAATGCAATTCTGGACTGCCATCACATTGGCCAATAACAAGGAAGTGGAGAAAGCGATTCCCATGTTAAAGAAGATCTATGATCAGGATAAAAACTGGAAAGAACTGACCAGAAGATTACCTGCGGTGAATTTACTGACCGTTTCAGAAAAAGATCTCCAACGAATCCTTTCCTTATAA
- a CDS encoding prohibitin family protein translates to MIAIILGVITLVIGIVLKNQEREELRKLATGIRILALIIIIVGFLTSCIKQIDAGQIGVKSLFGKVSDDILTSGLNMVNPLVDVKTVDIKTQNYTMSGVHDEGEQAGDDAIRVLTADGLEVIIDLTVLYRVIGQEAPRIVKETGLDYKDKIVRPLTRTKIRDNAVYFTAIELYSNKRDQFQNRIFKSIEDDFKKRGLILEQLLVRNITLPNNVKTSIEEKIKAEQEAQKMEFVLQKEKQEAERKRVEAQGIADYQRIMSSGLTDKQLQYEQIQVLKGLVTSPNSKVIVMGKGNTPVILDTKDQKN, encoded by the coding sequence ATGATAGCGATTATTTTAGGGGTGATCACACTTGTTATAGGTATCGTCCTCAAAAACCAAGAAAGAGAAGAGTTGCGTAAACTTGCAACAGGTATTAGAATATTAGCATTGATCATTATCATCGTTGGATTTCTTACTTCCTGTATCAAACAAATTGATGCAGGTCAAATTGGTGTGAAGAGTTTATTCGGTAAGGTGTCAGATGATATTCTTACCAGTGGTTTAAATATGGTGAACCCATTGGTAGACGTGAAAACCGTTGATATCAAAACTCAGAACTATACCATGAGTGGTGTTCATGATGAAGGAGAACAGGCAGGAGATGATGCGATTCGCGTATTAACAGCCGATGGATTGGAAGTGATCATTGATCTTACAGTATTATATCGTGTGATCGGGCAAGAAGCACCGAGGATCGTAAAAGAAACCGGATTGGATTATAAAGATAAAATCGTTCGACCACTTACAAGAACAAAGATTCGAGACAATGCTGTATACTTTACTGCTATTGAGTTATACTCCAATAAAAGAGATCAATTCCAAAACAGGATATTCAAAAGCATTGAAGATGATTTCAAAAAAAGAGGGCTGATTCTTGAGCAATTATTGGTGCGAAACATTACGCTTCCCAATAACGTAAAGACATCTATTGAAGAGAAGATCAAAGCAGAACAGGAAGCACAGAAAATGGAGTTCGTATTACAAAAAGAAAAGCAGGAGGCTGAAAGAAAACGTGTTGAAGCACAAGGTATTGCGGATTATCAGCGTATCATGAGTAGTGGATTGACCGATAAGCAATTGCAGTATGAACAAATTCAGGTGTTGAAAGGACTGGTCACATCACCAAATTCAAAAGTGATCGTAATGGGTAAAGGAAATACACCTGTGATACTGGATACGAAAGATCAAAAAAATTAA